The nucleotide sequence GATGCGGGCCGGCTGATCCATGAACACCTTGCCGATGTCGCTCTCGTCCACCTTGCCCTTCACGTAGACTTCGCGGGTGTCTCCGATAGTCATCACCAGGGTGGCCGAGGAGCCCAGCACCAGGATGGAGCTGACTGCGTCACCCACTTCCACGTTGCGGGAGAGCACGGTGCCGTCCATGGGAGCGGTCAGGGTGGAATTGCGGAACTCTTCCTCGTCGCGCTCCAGGTTGGCGCGGGCCTGTTGGACCTGGGCCTGCGCCTGGGCTACCTTGGCGCGGGCCACTACGAACTGAGCGCGCGCCATGTCCCGCTTGTTCACGGCCAGCTCGTAAGCTTTCTGGGCATCATCCAGGTTGGCCTGCGAGACCACGCCTTCGCGCGCCATTTCCTGGGCGCGCTCATAAGCTTTCAGCAGGAGGGGAACATCGGGGCCCTGGGCGTCCACGCGGGCGCGTTCCATGTCGGCGTCAGCGGCACGGCGGTTGGCTTCAGCGGCTTCCAGCGCGGCCCGGGCTTCGCGTACACGGGCCTGAATCTCTTCCTTGTCCAGCTCGGCCAGGATCTGGCCGGTCTTCACCGAGTCTCCGGCGTCGACCATCAGCTTCTTCACCAGGCCGCTGGCCTTGGACTTGATCTCCACTTTGGTGATGGGCTCGATCTTGCCGGTGGCCACCACGCTCTTGGCCAGGTCGCCCTTTTCCACCTTGGCTAGCTTGCTGGGATCGATGGTGCCGCCGCCACGGGTGAAGGCGACCAGGACCACGGTGCCCAGCAGAATGGCGGCAAGGACGCCGCCGATAATGAATATTTTTTTCCGTTTCTTTTTCTTGTTGCCGTTACCGTTGGCCACGGCTGCCTCCTGGCATTGCCTTCCGGGTATGAGCGCTGCAAGCTGCTAATCGTATGGTACGGCGGGCCTTGCCAATTAGTTCCGTTCCTCCCGGCGCCGTTTTGGGGTTCTGCGGAAACCACTTGTCCCAAGCTGACAGCGGCTCACCCCACGCACTCTTAGACCCCGAGCCCCAAGAAAGGGAAGCAGCAACTTCCGCTTTTTCTTGGGGATGGGAGTGTGGGTAGGACCGGCCTGCCCGGGGTGCTATAGAATCATCATCTTCCCATGATTACCTACGTGCTGCTGCGGGTGTTCTTGGTGCTCCTGCTGGTAGCGCTGAACGCCTTCTTCGTAGCGGCGGAGTTCGCCCTGGTCAGCGTGCGTGACACCCGCATTCAGCAGCTCATCGAGCAGCGGCGCATCGGCGCCCGGACGGTGCAGAAGCTGCACCACAACCTGGACGAGGTGCTCAACGCCGTGCAGCTGGGCATCACCATCGCCAGCCTGGCGCTGGGCTGGATCGGCGAAGCCACCATGGCGGCGGTGATCGAGCCCCTGTTTCACAACGTGCCCTATGCCGCGGTGTACGCGCACGCCATCGCCATCGGCGTGGCCTTCACCCTGATTACCTACCTGCACGTGATCCTGGGAGAAGTAGTGCCGAAGTCGCTGGCGCTGCAGCGCGCCGAGCGCATCGCGCTGGCCATTTCCGGACCCATGGACGTCATCATGACCATCTTCCGGCCCTTCCTGGCCATCATGAACAGCTCGTCGCGCGTGGTGTTGCGGCTGTTCGGGACACGGCAGGTGCGCGAGGGCGGCGTCCATTCGCCGGACGAGCTCAAGCTCATCGTGACCGCCAGCCGGCGCGTGGGCCTGCTGCCGCCTTTGCAGGAGGAGATGCTGCACCGCGCCCTGGAACTGGGCGACGTGACGGTACGCGAGATCATGACCCCGCGCCCGGACATTTTCTCTCTGCCGGCGGACATGGCGGTGGAAGAGGCCATGACGCGGGTCGTCGAGAAGCAGCGCTCGCGCGTCCCGGTGTATGACCCCAAGCTCGGTCCGGAGTACATCGTGGGCGTGCTCTACGCCAAGGACCTGGCGCGCCTGCTGCATCAGAAGCTGGTGAAGTTCCGCGGCGGCGTGGTGCCGGACTCACCCAGTGTTCAAGCGCCCATCCGGCAGGTGATGCGGGATGTGCTGGTAGTGCCCGACACCAAACCGGTCGCCGACCTGCTGACGGAGTTTCAGAGCCGCAAGCGCCACCTGGCGGTGGTGGTGGACGAGTTCGGTTCCACTGCCGGCGTGGTAACTGTGGAAGATGCCCTGGAAGCGGTCGTGGGTGAGATCGAAGACGAATATGACGTGGCCGAACAGCCGCCGCTTCCCCTAGGCTCGACGACCCTGATCCTGGACGGAGGCGAGAACATCCGCGACCTGGAGGCGCGATACCGGCTGGTCCTGCCCCGGGACCAGGGTTTTGAGACGCTGGCCGGCTTCGTCCTGGCGCGCCTGGGCAGGATCCCGACACCCGGCGATGGGTTCGACTTCGACGGCCATCGCTACACGGTGCTGCAGATGGAAAACCGCCGCGTCTCACGCGTAAAGGTGGAGAGCTCGCGGCCTGCTCCCATCGAGCGCGCCGGCGACTAGCGCCAACGCACGTGACCCGTTATCTTGCAAGCCGCCTGCTCTACACCCTGCCGGTGCTTTGGCTGGTCGTGTCGGTAGTCTTCCTGCTCATCCACCTGGTGCCGGGCGATCCCATCCAGCAGATGCTGGGCGAGGGAGCGGCCAGCGCCGACATCGAAAAGGCGCGCCACGACTACGGCCTGGATGTTCCCCTGGGCCGGCAATACGTCAATTACTGGAAAGGAGTGTTGCGGGGCGATTTGGGGAAATCCCTGCGCTTCGACCGGCCGGTGGGCGAGCTGATCCGGGAGCGCTATCCCTACACGCTGCTGCTGACCCTGGCGGCGCTGGCGGTGGCCATTGCCTTGGCCGTTCCCGCGGGCGTGCGCTCCGCTCGCCGGCGCAATCGCTGGGATGACCGGCTCATCGGCTTCGTGAGCCTGCTGGGACTGTCATTCCCCAACTTCGCCCTGGGCCCGGTCCTGATCCTGATCTTTTCCATCGGGCTGGGACTGCTGCCGGTGTCGGGTTCGGGCACGGCGGCGCATCTCGTTCTGCCCGCCATCACCATGGGGGGAGCGCTGGCGGCCATCCTGACGCGCATGATGCGCACCGCCATGCTGGAGGAGCTCACTCAGGACTACGTGCGCACCGCTCGCGCCAAGGGACTGCCGGAGCGCGCCGTGGTCTACCGGCACGCGTTGCGCAACGCGCTGATTCCCGTGCTCACGGTTGTGGGCCTGCAATTCGGCGCGCTGCTGGCCGGCGCGATCGTGACCGAGACCATCTTTTCCTGGCCCGGCATCGGACGCCTCACCGTCCAGGCCATCGGGAACCGCGACTACTACCTGGTGCAGGGATGCATCCTGGCCATCGGACTGACGTACGTGGCGGTGAACTTCCTGACCGATTTGATGTACTCGGTGGTCAATCCCAGGATTCGCGAATGAATCAGGTCCGTAACAATCCGCTGGCTGTCGCCGGGGCCGCGCTCATCGTGCTCTTCACCCTGTGTGCCCTGCTGGCGCCCTGGCTGGCGCCGCGCGATCCTGCCCACATCGAACTGCCTGCTCGTCTGGCCGGTCCTTCGGCTGCGCATTGGTTCGGCACCGACGAACTGGGCCGCGACATCCTCTCCCGGCTGGTGTATGGCGCGCGTATCTCCATGGCGGTGGGCGCCAGCGTGGTGCTGGTCTCGCTCACCCTGGGCCTTATTGTGGGCTCGGTTGCCGGTTTCTATGGCGGGCGCATCGACCGTTTCTTCAACGTGATCGTGATGAATGCCTTCATGTCTTTTCCGGGACTGCTGCTGGCCATCGCGTTTGTGGCCTTTCTGGGGCCGGGTATGTTCAACCTGGTGTTGGCGCTCTCCCTGGGAGGATGGGTGGGCTATGCGCGCCTGGTTCGGGGTCAGGTTCTGGCCGTGCGCGAGCGCGAGTTCGTGGAAGCGGCGCGCGCGCTGGGCGCCAGCGACTTGCGCATCATCGCGCGGCACATCCTGCCCAACATCATCCAGCCGGTCATCGTGCAGGCGGCCATCGGAATGGCGGGCGCGGTGCTGGCCGAGGCGACGATGAGCTTTCTTGGCCTGGGGGCGCCGCCGCCCACGGCCACCTGGGGCTCCATGCTGAACGACGGCCGCTCGCACCTGTTCGACGCGCCCCACCTGGTGCTGTTTCCGGCTGCCGCGCTGATGCTGGCCGTGCTTTCCTTCAACTTTTTGGGCGACGCCTTGCGCGATTCTCTGGATCCGCGCGCCCGCATCGAAGCCGGCTTGTAAACAGCCTTCCTTGCTCCAGCTTTCTGCATCGGGGATAATGCGCCCCAGGACGTACTCGGCACTTCCTTGTTACCTCTAGGTGGTCTGAATCGCTGGCTTACGCGGCTGGGCGTACCGGAATCTCCGGGCGAGAGCCTGCGGGTGGAGCGCGTCTTGGCCACCGGGCGCGGGTTTCTTGCCGTCACGGCGCTGGTGGCCATCTACCTGGATCCCACCGAGCCCAGCCGTTTCGCCTTCCTCGCCTACTTCCTGCTGCTCACCTACGTGGTCTACAGCACCGCGGTGCTGGCCATGTTGCGGACCCACGCCGAGTGGGAGCCGAAGCTGCGGATGTGGATCCACGCCGCGGACATACTCTGGCCTACCGTCCTGATGATTTTCACCGAGGGCCCCAACAGCCCCTTCTTTCTGTTTTTCACCTTCGTGCTGTTGTCGGCCGCCTATCGCTGGGGCTTCGTGGAGACGGTCATCACCGCCGCCCTGGCCGTCACGTTGATGCTGCTGGAAGCGCTGCTGGTCAGGGTGGAGCCGTTCATGACGTACGTGGACGAAGCGTTGGTCCTGAACCGTTTCATCATGCGCTCCACCTACCTGCTCATCCTGGGTTTCCTGCTTGGCTACCTGGCGGAAGCGGAGAAGCGCCTGCGCGCGGAGATCGCAACCATACCCCGCCTGTTAGGGAAGGCGCGGGTCCAGGTGGGATTACGTGGGACGCTGCAAGGAGTCCTGTTCGAGCTGATGCGAATCTTCGATTCGCACCAGGCGCTGTTCGCCATCCGCGAGACCGCCACCGGCCGTGCGTTCCTATGGCAGGCCCACCGTGGGTCCGGTAGCGAACCGAACATCCAGAACAAAGAGCTGATGGGAGAAGATCGCGAGACCTATCTGTTCACGACCCCGGCGCACGGCTGGTATGCGACACGCCGTCGGCGCGGGCGCTTTGACTTCGTGGCTTTCGATGCCGAAGGACGCAGGATGCATCGCCCACTCCCCGGAATACCGGAAAAACTGATACGGCCGCACACGGTTCAATCCATGCTGGTTTCCACGTTCCAATTCGGCCAAGAGTGGGTGGGGCGCCTGTACCTGGTGAATCCCCACCTGGCCGGCCATCCGGAGCCGCGCCTGCGTTTCCTCGAAAGCCTGGTGCGCCAGGTGAGTCCGGCCATCTACAACGTATACCTGTTGCGCCGGATGCGTTCGCGCGCCGGCGCAGTGGAACGCGGCCGGGTGGCGCGCGAGCTGCACGACGGCACCATCCAGTCGCTGATCGCCGCCGAGATGCGGCTCGACGTGCTTCGCCGCAAGAACCTGGGTGAGACCGAGCGCGTGGCCGAGGAGCTCACTACCGTGCAGAAGATTCTGCACAATGAAGTGCTCAACCTGCGCGAACTGATGCACCAGCTCCGTCCGACGGAAGTGGATCCGCGCAAGCTGCTGGAGTTCATGACCGACCTGGTGGATAAGTTCCGCCGGGAGACGGGCATCGCGGTGCGCTTCGATACCGACCTGCAGGAACTGGCGCTGCCGCCGAGCGTGAGCCGCGACCTGGCCCGCATCGTGCAGGAAGCGCTGGTCAACGTGCTGAAACACAGCGACGCCCGCAGCGTCATCCTGCGGCTGACCGCACACGACGGCTCCTATCGCCTGATTATCAGCGACGACGGCCGCGGATTCGACTTTGTAGGGCGAGTCTCACAGACGGAACTGGAGTCGCTGCGTAAAGGCCCCCGCGTCATCCGCGAACGTGTGCGCGCCATCGGAGGCGAACTCACGATAGAATCTTTTCCGGGGCGGGGCGCGCGGCTGGAAATCTCGTTCCCGCAGAGGATCCAGGGATAAATGGACAAAAGCCAAAAGATCCGTATCTTGCTCGCCGACGACCACGCCATCTTCCGCGACGGGTTGAAGAGACTGCTGGAGGCCGAACCGGACATGCAGGTGATCGGCGAGGCGGCTGACGGCGCCGAGGCGTTGAAGCTGGCCAAACAGCTCAAGCCGGATGTCTTGCTGCTCGACCTGGCCATGCCTCGCATGCCGGGGATGACGACCCTGCGCCAGTTGGCCGACAGCGCAGTGCCGGTGCGCACCATGGTGCTGGCGGCGGCGGTGGGCAAGGAACAGATTGTCGAGGCCCTGCAACTCGGGGCCCGGGGCGTGGTGCTGAAGGAGTCCGCGACCGAGCTGCTGTTGAAGAGCATCCGGACGGTGATGTCCGGACAGTTCTGGGTGGGCCGGGAGAGCGTCAACGACCTGGTTCAGTATTTGCGCGCCGCCCTGGCGCCCGGCGCCGAGGGACGCAAGAAGAACTTCGGCCTCACCCGCCGTGAGCTGGAGATCGTGGCCACGATCGTGGCCGGCCTCACCAACAAGGACATCGCGCAGAAATTCACCATCTCCGAAGACACCGTGAAGCACCACCTCACCAACATCTTCGACAAGCTGGGTGTCTCCACGCGCCTGGAGCTGGCGCTGTTCGCCATCAATCACAACCTGGTGGATGTGGGATAAGGGAGATGGCCTCGACCAGCGGCCCGCCGGTCGCCTAGCAGCAAGTCGTGAGCGACCAAGCCCTCAGCACTCAGCAGACACATGCTGAAGGCGCAGAGCGGCGGGCCGGCGACCGTCCGGCGGGATCTCACGAATCTCGCGGATGCGTGAGGTCACGATGGGGACGCGATAGTCCGGGTGGCGAAATTCCAGCCGCATGCCGCGGCCGATGAACGCCACCTTCAGCATCGACCCGCCCCAGTTCGAGCCCAGGATGCGCACCGGCACCGGAGCCGGACAGAAGTCCGGGTGCCCGGAAATCCACATCTCGGTTTCTTCCTGCCCGCGCCTCTGGACGGTGTAGAAGTGGTTCTGCGTGGTGATTTCGAGCCCGCTTTCCGGGGGAAGATCCGCTAAGTAGACGCCGCCCTCCACCTCCGACCGAATGATGTTGCGGTTGATGGCATCGCTCAGGTTGGGATGCGGCGAGAACAAGTCGGACGACGGCGGAACCGGAGCCTGGGTGCGCACGGACCCTCCCATAGCGGGACTCTCGATTATGATGCGGTGAGCCGGCTTCAGGCAACCGGCGGCGCGGGAACTAACCCTGCCAAACGAAGGCAGCCCTGCCGAGCATTCAGCGCCCCACAATCAACATGCGCCGGCGGGTAATAGCAACGGCTTGGAAGGCCCGCCCAAGGGAATCATGGTCGCGGGCAGTATGGTGTCAACGGAATGGCCCGAGTCCATCGCAAGCCTCTTGGGGCGACCACAACCAGTAACAGAAGTAATTGGCTGCTTGCATCTTGCTGAAACTAAATAGGTTATCTGTCCCACCTCCGTGCCATGGGTAACCAGACCGGTGGGCGATTTTCGAATCTCCCAGGGTGCCTCATCCTCTGTGCATCCCCAGCAAGGCTTGGCCTCTACCCCTAGGAGCCAGCCCCAGAAACGGGCTTCGGCCCCGGGGTTAGTTCAGAGCCGGCTGATCCGGCTGAGGAGGAAGTAGGCAATGAGAAACAGAGTGAAATTCACAGTCCTGGCGCTGGCGCTCCTGCTGGCCGTGGCGAGTAGAACAGCTGGGGCGAAGGATTCGATTTCGGTCACAGTGGAGAACGCGAGTGGCTCGCCGGTGATCGTGAACAATGGCCAGGCGGTGGGAACGATCCAGCTCTTCTACACCGTGAATGCTTATCAGTTCCCGGTCGGGGAGTTTGCCACCTTCGACGTGAACTGGATGAATAACGTGGGTTCACCGGCGACCAACTATGGCTCGGGTGTCGCTTTCAACCTGCTCCAGAGTCAGCAGGGCGGGAACGTGGAGCTTTCTCCTGATCCCGCCAGCTTTACGCTGACGGCGGCGGGACAGAGTGGCGTCTCGACGGTGACCGTGTCCATTACCAACGACAACGAGGGCAACCCGCCTCCTAGCGCCGACGGCACCGACCTGGTGGGCAACCTGAAGCTGGACGCCGGCTCGAAAGTGGGGACGGTCACCAACATTCAGGTGCACATTCTCCTGGCGCATCCCACGAACTGTTTGAAGGTTTACAACTTCGTGACCGATCAGGATTTCAGCGTGGGTATGCTCAGCACCACGAACATGACCGTGCCCTCGCATGGCATGAACGCAGGAAAGGTAACGGGCACTCAACCCGGACAGTACTCGGACAACGTGTTGATTGCCAACACGTGTGCGACCGACCAGTCGTTTGACTTGGGGATTGTGCTCGATTCCAGTTTCACAACCAATCCTGGTCCCCCGTCACAGGGCAATGCGGTGCTGAGCTACTCTGCGACTGGGGAGTTCGACACATCGACCTTCGACATTCTGGCCTTTGGCACGGGGACTGAAAACCAGCAGAACCTTTGCCTGCAGAACGTAACCGTCGCCGCGGGCGACAGCTTCCTGGTCACGGTGCATTCCAAGGTGAAAAACAGCTGGCCACAGAGTTCGCTGCCCGGCGACAGGAGCTTCGACTTCTCCGCCAGCCTGTATCAGAACGTGAACTCGGGCTGCACGGGACAGCTGGATTCCCTGGCTTCCCCGAACCCGGCCACGTTCACGTTACCTTTCACCATAAACGGCAACTAAGACAGCGAGAATCATCTCGTATCCCGGCCGTCCCATCACGTGGGACGGCCGGCTTTTCTTGGCCACGGGCGGCACGCACGGTTGAGCATCTTGGTTCATAGCACGTTAGTGCCAATCGGAGTTCCACTCCCGTCCGATTGACCCACGCCCAAGTCGCTTCTAATCTCGAAATAACACTCCGCTCCGGGCGAGCCGGTTTCCCCCAGGATGCGGCCGGAGGGCATTTTGGAACTGAAACAGGAGTGGGAGCGCGGACAACCTCGTGCCCGCCGCTTTATGCTGGACCTCCCGGTGCGCTACCGGGCGGTGGGCGAGGCCGATTGGCATCATGCCCGCAGCGAGAACATCAGTTGCTCCGGCATCCTGTTCCGCGCACCGCAACTGGTGGAGCCCAGCACCCTGGTCGAAATCATCTTCCGCCTGGAGGTGGATGTGGTGGAGGAGAGTTCCCCCGAGGTGTATTGCATGGGCGAGGTCGTCCGAAAAGTCAGTCCCCACGCCGGGGATCCCATGCCGGGCCTGGCCGTTCGCATCAACGATTACCAATTTCCGAACGATTTACAGGTCGGCCGGGCGTAACGCCACCTTCGTGCCATCCTACCCCACCATTTGGGCCATTTGCAGCCGCCGCCTTAGGCCGTATTCTCGATGGTGCTGAGGCAATCGTTGTGGGCACGCCCCCAAGTGCTATTCGATGGCAGTTCAGGGACGGTCCAATGCAAGCAATGGAAAACAGTGCTCAAGTAAGGGACAGGGCGCGGCGGTTCGCGCTCCAGTTGCCGGTGCGTTACCGTGCGCCGGGAAACGGGGGTTGGCAAACGGCGCGCACAGAAAACGTGAGTTGCACCGGCATGCTGCTTCGCGGCGCCGAGGCGTTGGAGCCGACGGTCCCGGTCGAAGTGGTTCTGGTGCTCGAGATGGACGCCATCGGCACCGTGTCCACCGAGGTCCTGTGCGTGGGCAAGGTCGTCCGCAAGGTGCAACCCGGTGGCCGGACAGACATGCCGGGCGTCGCGGTCCACATTGACGATTACCGTTTTCCCGGCGAATGGCCGGTGGCTCAGGCATAAAGGCATCGCTCCTCTCCAGGCTGGCTTCCTTCGGATGGGGCCCCAAGTCGGGGCCCCTTTTTCTTGCGCATGAGCCCGGAGACCGGTTTCACCCTGCACTCGTGGCACGCGGCTAGAATGCAAGGCATGGGTTCGCTGCCAGACGCAACCGGCGAGTCGCGTGCTCGCGTCTTCATTGGCCCTGCGGGCTGGTCCTATAAGGACTGGGAAGGCATTGTCTACCCGCCGGGCCTCAAGAAGCGCGAACATCCCGCCGCCTACCTGGCGCACTACTTCGATACCATCGAGATCAACACTTCGTTCTACGGCCACATCCGCCCCGAGTGGGGCAAACTGTGGTGCCGCAAGGTGAGCGAAGTCAATCCGGACTTCCTATTTACCGCCAAGCTGCACCGCTCCTTCACGCACTCGCCGCATGCCGAAGTGGAGTCCACGACCGCAGCCACCATCGCACCCGGCGTCGACGATGAAGCCCTTGCGCGGCAGGGCCTGGACGCCATTGCAGCAGCAGGGCGCCTGGGCGCGCTGCTGATCCAATTCCCGTTCTCGTTCAAGAACACCAACCAGAACCGGGAGTATGTGGAACAGTTGCTGGCGCGCTTCCACGAATACCCCCAGGTCGCGGAGGTGCGCCACTCAAGCTGGAACAACGAGGGGATCCTGCGCTACTTCGCCGAAAAAGGCGTGGCTTTCTGCAACATCGACCAGCCGCTCATTGGGCGCTCGCTCCAACCTACCGCCTACGCCACCTCACGCCTGGGTTATGTGCGGCTGCATGGACGCAACTACGACCAGTGGTTCGACAGTCCCACGGGCGCCGATCGCTACAACTACCTCTACACCGCGCAGGAACTGGCGGGATGGGAAAAGAAAATCCGCTCGGTGGCGGGAAAGACCGACCGGGTCTTCGTGATCGCCAACAATCACTTCGAGGGCAAGGCGACCGTCAACGCGCTGCAGTTGAAGCACTCCCTGGGCGGCCAGCGGGTCGCGGCGCCGGAAACGCTGGTACAGCACTATCCCGAGCTGGAGGCGATCGCCCAACCGCAGCCCGGTTGGCTCTTTGGCACCCACGCCTGACCGCTTCGTCCCAGCCAACGGAGCCGGCGGGGAACCCGCCTCACCTTCCGCGCGTATTCCCGTCTAAGAAGGGCAGAGGGACGGGGAGCAAAGGAAGGTTCAAGGCAATGAGCGGCGAATATAACCAGATCATCGACAACATGGCCGTGCGGCTCACGCTGATCGTAGTTGGCTTTGCGCTGTGGGCAGCGGCGTCAGTGGGACTCCTCGCCCTGGCGGTATAGCGCTAAACGGCGCTGGCGGCCTCGGCGCGCACAGC is from Terriglobales bacterium and encodes:
- a CDS encoding efflux RND transporter periplasmic adaptor subunit: MANGNGNKKKKRKKIFIIGGVLAAILLGTVVLVAFTRGGGTIDPSKLAKVEKGDLAKSVVATGKIEPITKVEIKSKASGLVKKLMVDAGDSVKTGQILAELDKEEIQARVREARAALEAAEANRRAADADMERARVDAQGPDVPLLLKAYERAQEMAREGVVSQANLDDAQKAYELAVNKRDMARAQFVVARAKVAQAQAQVQQARANLERDEEEFRNSTLTAPMDGTVLSRNVEVGDAVSSILVLGSSATLVMTIGDTREVYVKGKVDESDIGKVFMDQPARIKVESFKDKTFNGKVTKISPLGVEKDNVTTFEVRVSIDNATGELKAAMTANAEILLEEHKGVLMIPEGAIMYDKDRNASVEVPDKKAKDGKRKLAVKIGISNGAKTEVLEGLKENDQVVLQ
- a CDS encoding hemolysin family protein; its protein translation is MITYVLLRVFLVLLLVALNAFFVAAEFALVSVRDTRIQQLIEQRRIGARTVQKLHHNLDEVLNAVQLGITIASLALGWIGEATMAAVIEPLFHNVPYAAVYAHAIAIGVAFTLITYLHVILGEVVPKSLALQRAERIALAISGPMDVIMTIFRPFLAIMNSSSRVVLRLFGTRQVREGGVHSPDELKLIVTASRRVGLLPPLQEEMLHRALELGDVTVREIMTPRPDIFSLPADMAVEEAMTRVVEKQRSRVPVYDPKLGPEYIVGVLYAKDLARLLHQKLVKFRGGVVPDSPSVQAPIRQVMRDVLVVPDTKPVADLLTEFQSRKRHLAVVVDEFGSTAGVVTVEDALEAVVGEIEDEYDVAEQPPLPLGSTTLILDGGENIRDLEARYRLVLPRDQGFETLAGFVLARLGRIPTPGDGFDFDGHRYTVLQMENRRVSRVKVESSRPAPIERAGD
- the nikB gene encoding nickel ABC transporter permease is translated as MTRYLASRLLYTLPVLWLVVSVVFLLIHLVPGDPIQQMLGEGAASADIEKARHDYGLDVPLGRQYVNYWKGVLRGDLGKSLRFDRPVGELIRERYPYTLLLTLAALAVAIALAVPAGVRSARRRNRWDDRLIGFVSLLGLSFPNFALGPVLILIFSIGLGLLPVSGSGTAAHLVLPAITMGGALAAILTRMMRTAMLEELTQDYVRTARAKGLPERAVVYRHALRNALIPVLTVVGLQFGALLAGAIVTETIFSWPGIGRLTVQAIGNRDYYLVQGCILAIGLTYVAVNFLTDLMYSVVNPRIRE
- a CDS encoding ABC transporter permease gives rise to the protein MNQVRNNPLAVAGAALIVLFTLCALLAPWLAPRDPAHIELPARLAGPSAAHWFGTDELGRDILSRLVYGARISMAVGASVVLVSLTLGLIVGSVAGFYGGRIDRFFNVIVMNAFMSFPGLLLAIAFVAFLGPGMFNLVLALSLGGWVGYARLVRGQVLAVREREFVEAARALGASDLRIIARHILPNIIQPVIVQAAIGMAGAVLAEATMSFLGLGAPPPTATWGSMLNDGRSHLFDAPHLVLFPAAALMLAVLSFNFLGDALRDSLDPRARIEAGL
- a CDS encoding sensor histidine kinase, which encodes MLPLGGLNRWLTRLGVPESPGESLRVERVLATGRGFLAVTALVAIYLDPTEPSRFAFLAYFLLLTYVVYSTAVLAMLRTHAEWEPKLRMWIHAADILWPTVLMIFTEGPNSPFFLFFTFVLLSAAYRWGFVETVITAALAVTLMLLEALLVRVEPFMTYVDEALVLNRFIMRSTYLLILGFLLGYLAEAEKRLRAEIATIPRLLGKARVQVGLRGTLQGVLFELMRIFDSHQALFAIRETATGRAFLWQAHRGSGSEPNIQNKELMGEDRETYLFTTPAHGWYATRRRRGRFDFVAFDAEGRRMHRPLPGIPEKLIRPHTVQSMLVSTFQFGQEWVGRLYLVNPHLAGHPEPRLRFLESLVRQVSPAIYNVYLLRRMRSRAGAVERGRVARELHDGTIQSLIAAEMRLDVLRRKNLGETERVAEELTTVQKILHNEVLNLRELMHQLRPTEVDPRKLLEFMTDLVDKFRRETGIAVRFDTDLQELALPPSVSRDLARIVQEALVNVLKHSDARSVILRLTAHDGSYRLIISDDGRGFDFVGRVSQTELESLRKGPRVIRERVRAIGGELTIESFPGRGARLEISFPQRIQG
- a CDS encoding response regulator transcription factor codes for the protein MDKSQKIRILLADDHAIFRDGLKRLLEAEPDMQVIGEAADGAEALKLAKQLKPDVLLLDLAMPRMPGMTTLRQLADSAVPVRTMVLAAAVGKEQIVEALQLGARGVVLKESATELLLKSIRTVMSGQFWVGRESVNDLVQYLRAALAPGAEGRKKNFGLTRRELEIVATIVAGLTNKDIAQKFTISEDTVKHHLTNIFDKLGVSTRLELALFAINHNLVDVG
- a CDS encoding PilZ domain-containing protein, whose translation is MELKQEWERGQPRARRFMLDLPVRYRAVGEADWHHARSENISCSGILFRAPQLVEPSTLVEIIFRLEVDVVEESSPEVYCMGEVVRKVSPHAGDPMPGLAVRINDYQFPNDLQVGRA
- a CDS encoding DUF72 domain-containing protein encodes the protein MGSLPDATGESRARVFIGPAGWSYKDWEGIVYPPGLKKREHPAAYLAHYFDTIEINTSFYGHIRPEWGKLWCRKVSEVNPDFLFTAKLHRSFTHSPHAEVESTTAATIAPGVDDEALARQGLDAIAAAGRLGALLIQFPFSFKNTNQNREYVEQLLARFHEYPQVAEVRHSSWNNEGILRYFAEKGVAFCNIDQPLIGRSLQPTAYATSRLGYVRLHGRNYDQWFDSPTGADRYNYLYTAQELAGWEKKIRSVAGKTDRVFVIANNHFEGKATVNALQLKHSLGGQRVAAPETLVQHYPELEAIAQPQPGWLFGTHA